In Mytilus edulis chromosome 8, xbMytEdul2.2, whole genome shotgun sequence, the genomic window ACCAAATAACAAACTATAAAAGGACCTGAATTCATGAATGAAAACAGTCCAAACAAGAAAATCAATGACATGTTTTATGTATAAAACAATTACAGAAAGTATATgatcatattttttattacaggGCTATTTGTACAAAATGAGATCAGTTTATGCCCATTTCCCCATCAACGTTGTTTTACTTGACAATGGAACAGCTGTAGAAATCAGAAACTTTCTTGGTGAAAAGTTCAACCGAAAAGTCAGCATGTTGAGTGGTGTAACCATCAAGGCCTCAACTGCTAAAGATGAATTTTTACTGGAAGGCAATGATATTGAATTAGTTTCTCGATCAGGTAGGTGAACAGTTTTagaaaaataagaatattaaaatgaaaatatacacaTTGATATACCAGGGATatccatggaggaactttcaccatgaCAAAACTGTATGTCTATGGCTTGGCATGATTGAAAGTATTTCATTTCCTTCATTTTCATATAAGGAATGGTGAACAGGCTGATATATtgcttaaaacatttatttccttatataataattaatattttcattaatttcattaatttcaatgccccattttcaattttcaaatcttaaaatttctCTCTGAGtaattaattttttgtttgcattttgtCAGTCAGAAAGAGCTAGGATAAACTGCTATAGTATCTAATCTAGAAGTTGTCAGTGTCTtctttccttttcattttttatcttaaatattttatattattttgccAAAAGAGGACAggtaaaactattttaaaatatgcTTGGCCATAGTGTGCAAAAATCTCAAATCTTGTTTACAATGCAAAtctaatttaaattctaaatCAAATCTATAGAtggttataataaaaaaaagaagatgtggtctgattgccaatgagacagctctccactagagaccaagtgacacagaaattaataactataggtcattgtactgCCATCATTAATGAGCTttctcataccgcatagtcagctaataaaatgccccgaaatgacaattcaaactagaaaactatcAGCCTAATTgatgtacaaataaaaaaaaataaacaagaaatactatgcaacacaaaaacaaacgataaccactgaatttcaggctcctgactttggccaggcacatacatacagaataagcggggttaaacatgatagcCTATTTCCAAAGTGTCTTACCTGGGTACCATTTATGTTTTAATGGAACAGCCttttatacatatttgaacagtttcttaaaaaaaaaagttataaaagccTTCCAGATTTCACTACTTAATATATTTTGGATTAGTATTGATTGAATTgatgttgaacatttaaattaaatatatcaattagaaactattaaaaaaaaaattcttttacaGCTGCTTTGATCCAACAGTCAACAACAGTCAAGGACAAGGATATCAGAAAATTCTTGGATGGTATCTATGTGTCAGAAAAGACCACAGCAGAGTAATGAACTATTATTAAAATCTTGTGAGGAAACAAGTTATGTGTTTAGTTTATGATTTATGCATTGCCTTATGATATCTATATAAGTCTACAGAATTACTGGAAGTGGAAGTCTAAATCAGGATGCAGAAGTGTGCCATCTATACAGCAATGATTTCCACAATCAGCAATATGCATTGTAGTTCAACCTATAAGTGTTTGATCATTTGGTGTCCATGGTTGTCCATTATCTCTATAATTATActtccactttaaaaaaaaaaaaaaagtggggaATACTGTTTCACCTCTGTATGTCTGTCCCCATGAATATTTCCGTCGCATCTTTTCATGAACTACATTACGAGGATTTCTGAAATATGGTTTCAGGGTTCATGTGAGTCAGCTATACATTGTGTTGTGTTTACAGATTCATCACTCAAGATTTTCTTTTTAggccaaacaaaaatatatgtggtTCCAGTTACTCTACCTACCCTACTTTAAGTCTTGATAATAGCCTACCCTAGATTTTTCTGTCTATTTTCATTAAGCAGGATTCAAGTCAAAAAATTTCTCCAATAGActcaatatatgaaaaaaaaacacaaaatgaaaataaatcccTTCCTATATACCGTAACTTTTTTTGTAGATGTACATGGAACCACTCGTACCATTTTATTTGAACACTTGCATCATTTTACAAACTAGCAGCCAAGTGAATTTTTTCAGAAACTAAACCGGGATTTCTAAAATCTGGTTTCATGGTTTATAGAAGTCAGCTATACTTTGTGATGCATTTTCTGATtaatcactcaacaacttcctatttttggaaaaaatgggcTTAGCTTATCATCACTTGTTTAAAAGTTCTCTTAAAAAATACTTCCACAAAAAGTCCTGAATTCAAACTGAGTCTGCAAAAGTCATAGataaagaatttaaaataaagaaggaGTTTTTTCTCAATGAGGTCGAGGTAGTCCATAGGAGTACAAAAAATGTACCTTTGGTATCCATATCAGTAGTGTTTCCCCTTAGCATGGTTAGACGCCATGCCCTTTTTTCACTTCTTTGGATGACGCCAATGTCTTGAAAATGCCCTAAATAGAAGCCTTTAGAAAAATAAATCTATTATTTGGTTGAAAGATGAATCTGTAGTACAATGATGGCCTGTCGTGATCAAATGAATATTACTTGGAAACTACATTGTATGGTTcatgatattttcattatttagtTGAGATAGAATGGTGATCTGCTTCTATATTTTTGACTgggatatatacatgatatatgcatcAAATAAATTGACCTATCAGTATCTGAGagatatacataaataacaaaaatctTGATGCTTACTTGTAAACAATGAAAAAAGGGTCAGATTAATCCTACCTTGCAGAcaataccttacaatcattcaatttAGTTGACTTACAGCTTTGTAGTAACTGAGAAAGAGACCTTATCACAAAAACTTATAGTTTACTACTGAACTCTGAAAACAAGGTTGATGTCAGAAGAACACTGCAATACAAACCTGTATCATTCAATCATAACCACCAAATTTTATTGAATCACTGATCCATAACACAAGTCAAGGTCAGACTGTAAAACCAACTTGAAAACCTT contains:
- the LOC139485638 gene encoding large ribosomal subunit protein uL6-like, producing MKILNSNQSVVIPEGLTGKVRSRKVTITGPRGTLVREFRHLAVDISMPKSNTIQVEKWFGKRKELAAVRTVCSHIENMIKGVTKGYLYKMRSVYAHFPINVVLLDNGTAVEIRNFLGEKFNRKVSMLSGVTIKASTAKDEFLLEGNDIELVSRSAALIQQSTTVKDKDIRKFLDGIYVSEKTTAE